The Leucobacter viscericola sequence GGTGTAACCGGTGTGCGCGGCAAGCATTTTGGCCGCGCGAAGCGCCAGGTTGGAATCGTCGAGTGGGATCCCGCTCACGTCTACGGGGCCACCGAACCGAACCGAGAACTCATTCGACTCGGTCGCGGTGACCTCTTCGAACAGCGAGACAGCCTGATACAGGGAAGCGACATCGTGGTAGCCGTCGTCTTGCAGGGCCCCCACTCGAAAAAACACATTGATCTTGCCCGGTGCCCTCACGGTCACTGATCGTCGCTGTTTTGTCCCCATAGCTACCACGCTAGCGCAATGCTGACTGCCTAAATGACCAGAGCGTGCGCTCGGGCGATTGCTAGAAACTCGACGATGCTGAGTTGCTCCGCGCGGGCAGTCGGCTCAACCCCCGCGGCCTCTAGTACCGAAACGGTTTGCTCCAGTTGACCGAGCACGGGCTGCAGCGCCTGCCTCAACATTTTGCGACGCTGCGCAAAAGCTGCGTTGACGAGCTCGAACGTGAGCTGACGCTCCGCTTTCGTGCCCCGCGGCTCGCCACGCCGCTCATACGAGACCAGAACCGAGTCGACGCCGGGCACCGGCCAGAAGATGCGCCTGCTGACCGTTCCGGCGATCCGCCACTCGCCGTACCACGCCGCTTTGGCGCTGGGCGATCCGTACTCCTTTGAGCCCGGGCCGGCGGCGATGCGATGCCCGACTTCGGCCTGCACCATCACGAGTCCGCCGCGAAGCGCGGGGATCAGTTCGAGCAGGTGCATCAGAATCGGCACCGAGACGTTGTAGGGCAGGTTAGCGACGAGAATCTCGGGGCCCGCCTGGGCCGCCTCACCCGTGCCTGCCAGTTCCAGCTGTTCAGCGGTGACTTCCAGCGCATCACTGCGGATGACCCGCAGTCGCTTCGCAGCGTCCGGCTGCATCTGACTCACGGTTGTGGGCAGTTCGGCGGCCAGACGGTGATCGATCTCTACCGCTGTTACGTTGGCGCCGGCCTCGGTGATCCCGAGTGTGAGCGATCCGAGTCCCGGACCAACCTCAATGACCTGGTCACCAGCCTGTACCCCCGCAAGCCGCACGATTTTGCGGACAGTGTTGGGGTCGATGACGAAGTTCTGACCGAGTTTTTTGGTCGGCGAAACGCCGAGGCGCTCTGCAAGTTCGCGAACCTCGCGGGGACCCAGCAACGCGGCAGCGCTGTCAGCCCCCTCCTGGCTGGCGGCTACGCTCGGCTCATCGCTCATGCGGCGACCTCCCCCGCCTCCGCGGGATCCCAGCTGCCATACACGCGCTCGGTGTTGGCCGCGACGCGCGCGCACACGGCCTCAAGGTCTTCGTCGAGGGTGTCGGCCATGCGCCTGACGGTGTGCGGCAACAGGTAGGGGGCATTTGGCCGGCCGCGGAACGGTTCTGGCGTCAAGAACGGCGAGTCGGTCTCAGTGAGGGTCAGCTCGGGTTTTGCAACGCTGAGCGCTTCGCGCAGCGTCGGTGCGTTCTTGAAGGTCATGGTTCCCGCAAACGACATGTACCAGCCGTTGTCGTTGCAGATGCGGGCGAGTTTGGCATCACCCGAGAAGCAGTGGAACACCGTCTTTTCGGGGGCACCAACACGCTTCAGCGTCGCCACAACCTCGTCGTGCGCATCACGGTCGTGAATCTGCAGCGCAATCTTGTTGGCCTTCGCAATCTCGATGTGGGTCTCGAAGGACTCGATCTGCGCGGCACGACCGTCTTCTCCCGTGCGGAAGAAATCGAGTCCCGTCTCGCCAACAGCTCGCACGCGCGGCTGTGCTGCAAGACGAGAGATCTCGGAAAGGTGCGCGCTCAGTTGCCCCTGCTCAAAGAGCTTTGGCGCCTCGTTCGGGTGCAGCGCAACCGCGGCGAGCACTCGCGGGTCGTGCTGCGCGAGCGCAGCGCTCCATCGGCTCGTCTCCAGGTCTGTACCGACCTGTACGACGCCGCGCACTCCAACGGCAGCCGCCAGGTCCAGCGACTCCGTTGGGTCAAGCTGGTCGAAACCGTCCTCGAACTCGAGGTGAGCGTGGTTGTCGTAGACCGCAAAGGGCAAGGGCTCAGGGCTGGCGGGCCGAGTCAAATCTCGGCCTTCCGTCTGGTGTCGCTTGCGCAGCCCCGCGGGAGGCATCTCGCTACTCACTCTTTTGCCTCGGTCTCGATGCGCGGGAAGAGCACGGCAAGCGAGTGCTGAGTGGTGCCCGGCACAAGCTTGCCCCAGACTCCTGCCTCGCGAATCGGCTGCGCAGACAGTGCGCCCAGGGTCTCTTTAGCCCCAAGCGCGAACCACAGCTTCGCCGTTGCCTCGGGCAGCACGGGCGAGAGCAGCACGGCAAGCGCACGAAGCCCCTCGGTGGTCGTGTACAGCACGCGGGCCAGACGATCACGCTGCGCGGGATCTTTAGCGAGCACCCACGGCTCTTGCTCGGTGATGTACCCGTTGAGTGCATCGACCAGCTCCCACACGGCCGCAATGGACTCGTGGATCGCAAACGCCTCGATGTGCGCGTCGGCCCGGGTGGCCGCGGAGGCCGCGAGCTCCCGAATCGCCGCGTCTGCCGCGAGCTCTTCGCCCGGCTCGGGCACACGACCCTCGAAGTACTTCGCGTTCATCGCGAGCACACGACTGGCAAGGTTGCCGAAACCGTTCGCGAGTTCTGCCTGGTAGCGAGCAGCAAGGTCTTCCCAACTGAACGAGCCGTCGTGACCAAACGAGATCGCGCGCATGAAGTAGTAGCGGAACGCGTCTGCCCCGAATGTGTCGGTGATCTCGTTGGGAGCAATACCCGTGAGCTTCGACTTCGACATCTTCTCGCCGCCAACGAGCAGCCAGCCATGAGCGAAGACGTGATCCGGCACCTCAAGCCCCGCAGCCATCAGCATCGCAGGCCAGATGACCGCGTGGAAGCGCAGGATGTCTTTGCCCACGATGTGGGTGCCTGGCCAGCGCCTCGCAAACTCTTCGTCGTTGGCACCGTAACCGGTCGCGGTGACGTAGTTGAGCAGCGCGTCGAACCAGACATAGGTGACGTGGGCGTCGTCCCACGGAATCGGAATTCCCCAGTCGAACGAGGTGCGTGAGATCGAGAGATCTTCAAGGCCCTGCTGCACAAACGCGACAACCTCGTTGCGCGCGCTCGCGGGCTGCACGAAGTCAGGGCGCTCTTCGTAAAGCGCGAGCAGCCGATCCTGAAACGCGCTCATCTTGAAGAAGTAGTTCTTCTCCTGCAGCAGTTCGAGAGGCTTCGAGTGGATCGCGCAGACCTTCTGGCCTTCGAATTCTCCTGTGCCGTCGACGATCTCACTCTTCGGCTTGAATTCCTCACAGCCGACGCAGTACAGCGCCTCGAACTCGCCCGCGTACACGTGCCCGTCGTCGTAGAGCTTCTGCAGGAACTTGGCAACGCCGGCCTCGTGCCGCGGCTCTGTCGTGCGAATGAAGTCGTCGTTCGAGATGTTGATCGTGTTCAGCAGGGGTTTCCACGATGACTCGACGAGGCGATCCGCCCACTCCTTCGGCTCAACACCGTTTGCCGTTGCCGTGCGCAGGATCTTCTGCCCGTGCTCGTCAGTGCCGGTCAAGAACCAGGTGTCGTCACCCGCCTGACGGTGCCAGCGTGCGAGCACGTCTGCCGCGACCTCCGTGTAGGCGTGCCCAATGTGCGGGGCATCATTCACGTAGAAGATGGGCGTGGTGAGGAAGAACGAATCGGGCTTGGCCATGGGGTCCATTGTATTGGGAACCACCGACACAGACGCTCCGTGTTACAGCGGGCTGGAATCTGAGTCGTTTTCTGGGCCCGCCACCACGATCTCGGGCTCGTGACGCACCGGAAAGTTTACGGAGTTTGCAATGAAGCAGTGCTCGCGGGCTTCGGCATGGGCGGCACGCGCTGCTTCCACCATCGACACGTCTGCAACCGTGACCCGTGGCCGAAGCACCACCTCGGTAAAGGCACCACCCAGGCCTCGCTGCTGCATGGTTCCCGTTGCCTCGTCGGTGTAACCGGTCACCACAACTCCCTCGCGCACGGCCATGTGCAGGTAAGATAGCATGTGGCACTGGGCGAGCGCGGCCACGAGCAGTTCCTCGGGATTCCACCGCTCGGCGTTCCCGTGAAAGGTGGGATCGGCCGATCCTTCCAGCGGCTCTTTGTTCGCGGCGTGGATCAACAACTCGCGACCGTAATCCCGATACCCGCTTGTGCCGGTGCCACGATTGCCACGCCACTCAACGCCGACCCTGTACTCGTGCAGCCCGTTCATGCTCACAGTCTAGAGATTCAGCGGCGAACAGAACTTTGTAGGAACAAACTCACCGTTGCCCCTGTACTCCCGGAGTAGGATCGATCTCATGACTGAAGCGACCCTAAGCCCTACAGTTCCTACCGACCAAGACTCGATCCCACAGGAGCGTCGTCTGGTCACCGAGATTCCCGGGCCTCGCTCTCGCGAGCTCCAGGAACGCCGCAAGGCCGTTGTGCCACCGGGTGTGCACAGTGTGCTGCCGGTGTACATCGACCGCGCGCACGACTCGATCATCGTCGACGTTGACGGTAACCACATCATCGATGTGTGCGGCGGGATCGGCGTCACCACTATCGGCCACACCGACGACGCGGTGGTTGCAGCAGCTACAGCGCAGCTCAACAAGGTCACCCACACCCTGTTTACGATGACCCCCTACGAGCCCTACGTGCAGGTCGCCGAGCACCTCGCCGCGAGTGTGGCCGGCGGCGAGGGCTACAAAACGCTCCTCATGAACTCGGGCGCCGAGGCCGTCGAGAACGGCGTCAAGATCGCCCGCAAGTACACCGGCCGTCCCGGTGTTGCCGTGCTCGAGCAGGCCTACCACGGCCGCACCATGCTGACCTCAACCATGAACTTCAAGGCAGCCCCCTACGCACTCGGCTATGGCCCCCGCGCGAGCGACGTCTACAAGGCCCCGAACTCGTACCCGCTGCACGACGGGCTGAGCGGCGCAGAGGCCGCTGCACGCACGATTGCCTACCTCGAAAAGACAGCAGGGGCTGAGGATCTCGCCTGCCTCGTCGTCGAACCGATCCAGGGCGAGGGCGGCTTCATTGTTCCCGC is a genomic window containing:
- a CDS encoding TatD family hydrolase, with translation MPPAGLRKRHQTEGRDLTRPASPEPLPFAVYDNHAHLEFEDGFDQLDPTESLDLAAAVGVRGVVQVGTDLETSRWSAALAQHDPRVLAAVALHPNEAPKLFEQGQLSAHLSEISRLAAQPRVRAVGETGLDFFRTGEDGRAAQIESFETHIEIAKANKIALQIHDRDAHDEVVATLKRVGAPEKTVFHCFSGDAKLARICNDNGWYMSFAGTMTFKNAPTLREALSVAKPELTLTETDSPFLTPEPFRGRPNAPYLLPHTVRRMADTLDEDLEAVCARVAANTERVYGSWDPAEAGEVAA
- the metG gene encoding methionine--tRNA ligase, whose protein sequence is MAKPDSFFLTTPIFYVNDAPHIGHAYTEVAADVLARWHRQAGDDTWFLTGTDEHGQKILRTATANGVEPKEWADRLVESSWKPLLNTINISNDDFIRTTEPRHEAGVAKFLQKLYDDGHVYAGEFEALYCVGCEEFKPKSEIVDGTGEFEGQKVCAIHSKPLELLQEKNYFFKMSAFQDRLLALYEERPDFVQPASARNEVVAFVQQGLEDLSISRTSFDWGIPIPWDDAHVTYVWFDALLNYVTATGYGANDEEFARRWPGTHIVGKDILRFHAVIWPAMLMAAGLEVPDHVFAHGWLLVGGEKMSKSKLTGIAPNEITDTFGADAFRYYFMRAISFGHDGSFSWEDLAARYQAELANGFGNLASRVLAMNAKYFEGRVPEPGEELAADAAIRELAASAATRADAHIEAFAIHESIAAVWELVDALNGYITEQEPWVLAKDPAQRDRLARVLYTTTEGLRALAVLLSPVLPEATAKLWFALGAKETLGALSAQPIREAGVWGKLVPGTTQHSLAVLFPRIETEAKE
- a CDS encoding OsmC family protein, with protein sequence MNGLHEYRVGVEWRGNRGTGTSGYRDYGRELLIHAANKEPLEGSADPTFHGNAERWNPEELLVAALAQCHMLSYLHMAVREGVVVTGYTDEATGTMQQRGLGGAFTEVVLRPRVTVADVSMVEAARAAHAEAREHCFIANSVNFPVRHEPEIVVAGPENDSDSSPL
- the rsmA gene encoding 16S rRNA (adenine(1518)-N(6)/adenine(1519)-N(6))-dimethyltransferase RsmA, which gives rise to MSDEPSVAASQEGADSAAALLGPREVRELAERLGVSPTKKLGQNFVIDPNTVRKIVRLAGVQAGDQVIEVGPGLGSLTLGITEAGANVTAVEIDHRLAAELPTTVSQMQPDAAKRLRVIRSDALEVTAEQLELAGTGEAAQAGPEILVANLPYNVSVPILMHLLELIPALRGGLVMVQAEVGHRIAAGPGSKEYGSPSAKAAWYGEWRIAGTVSRRIFWPVPGVDSVLVSYERRGEPRGTKAERQLTFELVNAAFAQRRKMLRQALQPVLGQLEQTVSVLEAAGVEPTARAEQLSIVEFLAIARAHALVI